The Desulfovulcanus ferrireducens genomic interval TTGCCCAGGACACCGATTTTCTGAAGAAGAGACCTTGCGCGCCGTGTATCTTCAGCCAGGATCAAGTCACTTTTATTGAGTGTTTCAATGGCCCGAGGAGAAAAGTCACCAAGGTTGCCAAGAGGAGTGGCTACTACCCATAGTGTAGATGAACTCGAAAGCGTTTTGCACATGCTCTATATCCGCGCTATTTTTTTCCACTATCACACATATCAAATCAAAACGGCACCTTTGATCCCAAAGATCATTTCTACTCAAATACAGGCTAGCTGCCTTCAATAGTCTTTTCTGTTTAAGTTCGGGCAAGGCTTCGCACGGGTGAACCATCCCTGAAGCCGACCTTGTCTTTACTTCAACAAAGACAATTATCTTCTTGTGCCGACACACCAAGTCAAGCTCTCCAAATTTACATTCCCAGTTCCTATCCAAAATTTTATACTTCTTTTTGCGTAAATAAGATGCCGCCAGCTCTTCTCCGCTCTGGCCAAGACTTAAATGTTTGGCAAGCACAATCTTTTCTCTTCTCGGTGTCTCAGCACACCCTTAAAAGTTTTTCTATGTATGGGGGAAGGTCCCAGCCGTTTAATGGCCAAACGATGCTCTTTGGTTCCATAACCTTTATGCTTGGCAAATCCATAACCAGGATAACGCCTGTCTAAATGAAACATTAAATGATCGCGAAATGTCTTGGCCAGAATCGAAGCCGCGGATATGCTTGGCACCTGTGCATCTCCACCCACTATGGCTTTTTGAGCAACATCCAAAGGTATGGTTTGGTTGCCATCTATAAGGAGGAAACCGGGGGGTCGCTTTAAATTTTTAACGGCCCGTGTCATGGCCACAAGTGTAGCCTGCAGAATATTGATTCGATCAATCTCTTTAGGCCAAGCAAGACCAACGGCCCAGGCTTTGGCCTGGGCCTTGATCTCTACAGCAATTTTTTCGCGTTTTTGAGGGCTTAGCTTTTTGGAATCGTTAAGTCCGGGGAGAAAAAAATTGTCAGGCAGGATTACAGCGGCAGCAACAACAGGTCCGGCCAAACAACCACGACCTGCTTCATCAACGCCGGCTATATGTTCTGATGAAATCCTCAAGGGGACCAAGGCATTCACATATCCCCTCAGACTAGCTTAATTCCAAGTTTCTTTACTCTTAATACGAGCGGCTTTACCTTTCAGTCCACGCAAGTAGTAGATTCTACCCTGCCGTACCTTTCCTTCGCTGACCACTTCAATGCGCTCGATAAAAGGAGAATGCATGGGGAATACTCTCTCTACCCCAATACCATCTGAAATTTTGCGGACCACAAAAGTAGCGTTAGTTGTTCCTCGATTTACTCTAAGTACTATCCCCTGAAATACTTGAATTCTCTCTTTTTCACCCTCGATAATACGCACATGTACCCTCACAGTATCGCCTGCCTTGAACTTCGGCAGATCCATACGCATTTGTTCTCTTTCAATCTGTTGCAAAACGTTCATTGCTCCAATCTCCTTATATTATAACCTAAGTTCTTTCACGCAAAATAATCACCTAAAATACGATCGACATATATAGAAGCGGCTGAGCGCACTGACAGATGATTGTAATCGCTTAAATAAGCAATAGGCCTGAGCGTGCTACCAGCCTCATTCATCACCTCGGAACTCAAACCAGACCCAGTTCCGAAAACCAACAAAACCGGCTCCTGTTCCAGAAGCTTACGAACATCTTCGCAGGCAAGATGCCCCACTTCCCTTGCACTGGTGACTATTATCTTCGGCCTGTGACCTGTCTTCTCGGCAA includes:
- a CDS encoding ribonuclease HII, producing MNALVPLRISSEHIAGVDEAGRGCLAGPVVAAAVILPDNFFLPGLNDSKKLSPQKREKIAVEIKAQAKAWAVGLAWPKEIDRINILQATLVAMTRAVKNLKRPPGFLLIDGNQTIPLDVAQKAIVGGDAQVPSISAASILAKTFRDHLMFHLDRRYPGYGFAKHKGYGTKEHRLAIKRLGPSPIHRKTFKGVLRHREEKRLCLPNI
- the rplS gene encoding 50S ribosomal protein L19, whose translation is MNVLQQIEREQMRMDLPKFKAGDTVRVHVRIIEGEKERIQVFQGIVLRVNRGTTNATFVVRKISDGIGVERVFPMHSPFIERIEVVSEGKVRQGRIYYLRGLKGKAARIKSKETWN
- a CDS encoding YraN family protein, with the protein product MLAKHLSLGQSGEELAASYLRKKKYKILDRNWECKFGELDLVCRHKKIIVFVEVKTRSASGMVHPCEALPELKQKRLLKAASLYLSRNDLWDQRCRFDLICVIVEKNSADIEHVQNAFEFIYTMGSSHSSWQPW